The sequence TTAGTGTTTGTTAGATCGATATTAGGAGTTGGTTACAAATGTTATGGCTTACCTTAGCTTGCGAGTCATGTATTAATACTTGTCATCTATGCAATGCAAGGTGATTTGTGATTTTGTAAACATTGGTGTTCAGTAATACAGAGAAGTATTAACATAGGAATGTCCACCTAGACTCCGAATTGAGCTGTGCTGGTCGACACccagaaggtgacgaagccataaagtgtagtgatgtggaaaatgtgaataaatttaaacctaaaagtgactaaaggcaagagtgcgcatgtgagcaggaatgaactcatttcacacgtgatgtcaaagcataagtaaagtacaatagaAGTAGAATGAAAATTATACCATCGACGGTAATCTCCTGTACCaacatttgccaagaatcctcgtcgacacaAGAGCTCTGCCACTAAgacctggaggggcaaaaaacaagggtgagtgagcctaaaaataaagctgTGTAAAACCCtttcgaaaacataataacccctcgcaataaaataagtatagtttccaaaaatagCATACTACGGATTATATGAAACCAATTACCATAAACCGTAATATCACAAGAATGCAATAATTCACGATATTCAGCATTTAAAACACATGACAATTGGTAATCACAATAACTCGAAGAAACGAACATATCATATCGAATACTCATCGACAAGACCGGACTGACACCTaaaatggatccaaagtgatcatatggtgcgatgtgaacatacacgtgaagactGGCCTTAGCCCGGGCGAGTACAAACACCAGCGTAGTACACGATGAGCATATAACATGAATATggtcgatgagcactcgatgTGCAATAGAGAAAAATTTGGAGAAAGGGGGAGAGGAGAAAAAATGGGAGCTAGCGATGCAAAAAAATTGGAGAAAGGGGTAGAGCTTTCGAGAAactggaagaaagaaaaaaaaataaggaaatagaaaatagaaagaaaaaaagtgaaaataatgataaaatagtcttattattttattaatttttaataacaaTTGACTGGACAAGTCATTTTGCGAGATGAAGATGCACTCGGACAATTAATATTCACTAAAGTAATAATTGCCTATTGCTCATTTGCCCGGACAATTATTGCTTTAaaggtggacttgctcttaatgGACCCGCTGCTCCAAAAGACTCCATGATACGGTGGATGATTTTGATTTGgtatggtgaaacctcaacttttttcatgATGTTAGAGCATGTTGTTTCATGTGTGAAACCCAATGGCCACACTTACTTCACATCACTAGATTTATGTTGGCCACGTGTGAGGCTTAAAAATTCATCACACGTGGAGGGCGCCGGTTGAGAGTATCAATCCCACATTGGGGAAAGAAAAGATATTgcatgtgtttttatgtaattaaattatttctcatattaccaattgattttatagtgaaacctcaattttcttcactTGCACTAACATACTTCAACAGTTGAGAGTGCAACTCTATGAGACTCCCAAGAGAACACACCACTTCTAAAGTAATCTAGTGCGCACCTGTCCTATTAGACTAAAATAAACAATCAACATACTAACTTAAACATGGCAGCTTAATAAATTACTTAGAGTCTAAGAAATCAGTAAAACTATTTAGCTCTAAACACCCTAAGCAATAGTTGTTGATAATTAATCTTATATTGATGGGAAAAATGACATTGTATTACATATGTTGTAATTGGGCCTACTCATATTGTTAATTGATCTCATAATGAAACCTTAACTTTAATCAGTAGTTATAATTGTGTCATCTAATCAGTAGTTATAGTTGTGTCACCCCTTCCCTTGGCCTTTTGCATCCTTTTTCGTGCACTCAAATAAATTCCCAAAGGTGGAAAATGAAGAGCTGGCTTCCAATTATGCTTCCATCCATTACTTAGTGGCTTCAATTAGGTTCCTCTTCGAAGGACCTAAATCCTAAAATCAATGCATGAGATAGGATATGAAAGATGCAGATATGTTTGCTTCACACCAAATGAGGAAAAACATAATAAGTTGCATGTTGCTTTTTCGTTATTGCCTTTTAAAATGTGTCATAAAATTGCACTTCCTATACCAGTTACGGCTCCCTTCAGTTAAGGGATTCTTCATTGTGGAAACTCTGTGAGGTCCATTCTGTAACTTTATTTTACGATCTAAATTGTCTATATTCTAATACATCATCTAcaaattatttttgtaaaaaagaAGACCAATCAAAGATTGTTACAATTTAAGcaaagaaaatagataattctTTAAGGGAAAACTAAAACTACCACAATGCAACCCAAAATGGTTACCGATTAGACTGATTTTTGGTATAGACGATATTCGaggaaagataaaaataaaaaataaaaataaacgcTTAGATCGTTAAAATATAATACGAGTGATTCCTACTAAGATGTCcattaaataaacttatttgaaaattttcttaattGAAGCTTGAGGggttacaaaaaaataattcgATAATAAATAGCAGTATATAAGCTAAGAAGCAGATCAAATGAATAATTGCTTGACTTGTCAGGGGAGGGCTGAGAGTACCGAGTTTAGACAGAATCTACAGCTGTATTTTTTGGAACACATGGAATTCATCTCTCTAATAATTCATACAGAAGTTGAAATTGTGGAAAGGGCTTCCTTCGATACTCCAGATACCAAATGTGAAACTGGTTACTTGCAGTTGCAGGGCCACCACatgctcattttcttctctacTCATAATTTTTCCCCACATTAGAAAAAGCAAACCATCGatcgaaaaaaagaaaagcaaaccAGAAAACTAAATGTATTTTACTTTAACTTAAACGGTACGAGTATATCACCGCTTGGCGTTTCATTATGCTAATGAAACATGATACATGCTCTTTATTCTGTGTCATGTAAGTTTGTCTCCTCCTAACCTCCTCCAttctactactactactagCACTCCTACCTCTCAACACTAGGGGCTAAATTAACTTCAGCTCTCTAAACTGTTTAGCCAATTGGATAATTGAAGGATCAAGTTGGCTAAATTGGAGTATTGCTGAAATTCTCGGTAATCAAATAACAGAATGTGGAACAACGCTCAAATTGGTTGCAACACACAGAGATAAACATTGATATGCttgattttgaaaatccaaattaCAAAGCTTGAGCCTCGTACAGATAACAAAATCGACAGCAATCTATCCCTACCAACTTAATCGAGAAGTGAATCTGTGAGATCTTAATTGAACTCCTCGTCCTAGGCTAGATCATGTAACAAAAATATTCCGGGGAGAACGCTCGCTCGCTCGCTCGCTTGCTTGTTCGCTTGCTCGCTAACCCATTGCCCATGTATTATATGCAATGACCAGAAAACTGGTAAGGACGGGCCAAATCCAGTGCTCAGAAATCTTATTGCTGCCGTTCAAATCTTCACTACGTCCCATTCCATTTCCAATTgctgttgatgcactggagaTGCTTGCATTGCTAGCTGATAAGCTGTTGCATCATAAAACGCTAAACCTTATCATATCATTCTAAAACGCTAACAATGTCCTATAGAATCTTGGCCTAAAAATTAAGATCGAGAAAGCGAAGCATTAGTTGAATCTAAACCAAATCGGACAAAGATCATTCATCGGAACACACAAACAAAGAGACCCTTCGCATTCGGGTCCCAAACATGCCCTGCAGAGGTCCCCTTGTTTGTGTCTTGCACACGAGAACGACTTCAGATGTACACTGACATGGTGACATTGCGCCCTAATAGCTACGTGGCATTGTATTATTACCAGGTTCAACTACTTGCCAGTTAATTCGCCAAAGGGGGCAAAACCCAGTCATCAAAATtccaagaagaaaaaacaatgtCAAAACCATGTAATGAGCTGACTGAGTTACCTGGATGGCAATTTGCACTTATCATGACCTGAAATAATTAATTcattcattaattaattaattattttcccaaagaaagaaaaaagtgaCTAATTAGCTACCAACGATACAACGTACTGGGATTCAGAGAAGTAAGCGCCGCAGTGTTATCAAAGCTGCAACTATCGGCGGTCATGCCGTGTTTCAGAAAGTAGTCGTTGAAAGCGTAGGAGGCAGTGTTCTGGATGTCGGCGGGGTCGTAGCAGGGTCCACCTTGCTGGATTGGGCGGCAGTCGACTCCACCAGGCCCGCAGGCCCAGTTCAGCGCCGTCAGCAGGGGGGCGTCCTCCGCGTTGTTCTTGGCCACGCACCAGAGCTCCATCGTGACGACGCCGTCCTTGGCCTTGGACGGCGGGATCAAGTGGCAGAAGAGGGTCAGTGAAAGGATCAAAGATAAACCGATGCTTTTGTGCAttttgggagagagagagcagcagcagcagcagcagtggGGTAATTAAGGTAAATTAAAAGTGGTGAACCTCAACGAAATTGGCGTTTGCTTTTGGGGTTTCGGAGAGACAGAGAAATCGAGAGGAGGGGGATATTATTATAGCCGTTTGGTTTGGTAAACGGGGATGCAGAGGAAAAGTGACCGTTACTGTGAAGAACGTAGTAGAGACCAGAGAGCAAGTGACAGTGTGAGATCAGCAAGCACGACAGAGTGAGAAACATGAACAGTGCTCCGTGTTACACAACTCCAGCCCATATCAATCCCCTGGGCTAAGGGCAACCAAAGCCCCTTCCTCGTCAGCCAcgactgaattttttttttttttttttttttttgcgccaGGCGCTCAAAAAACACAAGGGAGTGGGTGCGCATCCCCGAGAACATTTCAGCACATGGAGCATGGAGCCCGCGTGCAGGCCCACTTACGGCTTTGAAAATTGTCGCGGACTTGGTGAAAGTTGGGTTGTTGGATCTCCAATAGCTATTTTTCTGGACCATTGAATTTTCAACTGTAAAAAGAGCTTGAAATCTAACCCCCAACGTTTGATTTTCTAATCAACGGTCCAGGTTTTTTagctaaaaaaaatagaaaaataaaaaatgttatcGTTGGCTACGTGTCACGATCTATTCGGTTCGATTTCAATGTTTTGTAATTCAAAGATCcaaattaattaagttaataaaaaattaaaatatatatataattttttttataaatacctaaccatgtcattctaccttacaccacataaatattttcaacaaatcTTTCTCTCAAGttttaatataataaatattacatatattaaaaacaATACTTCGAatttgttgtaggcataatttactgaacaattatggaggctagagagagagagagaaggtgcggcaatagtagagagagagatgtgtaattgtggatgtgttctattccacctcattgtgcctttatttatagtagtaggataggtaaaaaccttttcctttaggattacaacatttaataggtaatcaactcctaataagaatataagagatattccaagatatactaggatttacacaatcacattcctaatctaataggactgcaacactccccctcgagtgtgtaaatactcaagtaaatggcgcatcaggtcttcagtgatgaagCAAGTACAATTGATGAAGTTGTCTGCACAATGAGCAAATgtgagtctcaaatcaacggaataatgcataaaaagtaaaactcacaaaacctcgctacggtaaaacccaaggtgtgggaaaacccatagtctaaggagaaaagtgagaagttgcattaagtcaaaactatatgtCTTTTGAACGTAAGTAGAATAGCTCACTAgggtatgatcatcccaggattggtgcctcattaaaaccttgttaggtaacaaaaacccaatgggaaaaatgcttTTAATCGTATggaaaagagtacattaagatcaagtgagtatacttctggatactccccctgagtttgacataatttccaaatgagaactacaagtattgcatatgatagttaagcataccaattcctcggacaagcttttGGAATGTTGATTTCGGCAATGACATCGTGTAGAGGTCGataaggttgtctgggatcgacttgcatgactttaatctcctgatgctttgctaATGTAGATGTGGACGCAGtatgtcttggcgttgacttcgttgatgtatcatggcttggtcgggtGGATACATGTGGCATAGTGAAATACATGTATCATGGCTTACTGATGTAGATGTGGACGCAGtatgtctttaataccaatttagTGGTTGCGTGTTGGTGCGGtgttgcatctttaccaagatcaataGCGAAATAAatgtcctgtctaaatacaatgagctaagtataacaaagtgcaaagttagacttagatatggaatttcggattccataacctcttcaagggtctcatttgcatataacgtatggacgatcatagatatactcaaaggtaacacatttagggtgtagttcgattggtagaccaaaataccgtTAGAACAACACTTAAACTTCAGGTCAaagcataaacgagttttcccaagatctttcatctcaaattccatcttcaggtgcgaggcagttttctTAAGCTCTTctggagtcttagtgagatttgtgttaacgacataaactgtaactctatcAATTTGGAgcaagacttcatagtttaacacgcaagggcataattcatatccctgaatgatcaaataatcacttagatgggtataccacatccgtcggattgtaagtgaacgcctcaaacaagttaagagggtgttccgtggttttggaactatttgaaacagtccatgtaattcttcgagaacttacatgtaaatcttcgTATCTATATCCCTATGGAGAAAATTAACCGCATTTCATAATGCTACTATCAATCACAGGACGTTTGAGAGAAACTTTGCGTCGTAAAGTGTGCATTGTATTGCATTGTTTCATTCATGTCATAATGCTTCCTTTCCTACTTTGTAACACAACAAGGTTACCTTaggcagtgtaggaacgacaggtccaatacacactttggtaaggaatttgacctggattgtaatttcaaTTGTCCAATCAATTCTACGTTGTCACCTAATCAacgtgtttgtaccatacttgaccaatcccaaaactaccaagcaccagtcaacgttataccgtcaaagacccagaagagtttccctcaaactaggaggccaatcacagtgcaacacgtgtcaacactaagaggccaatcacagggcgacacatgtcaacatcaaaggccaatcacaacatgacacgtgtcaaggccagaacaaagctagaaactctcttctataaaaggagatcattctcccacaataatccctaatgtcatttgtactaaatcattcactagtactcactaaatgagagcttgaacctatgtactagtgtaaacctttcacaattaatcagaattcctctactctgtggacgtaggcaatctgggtgaaccacgtacaacttgtgtttgcttccctgtctctatccatttacatacttatccacactagtgaccagagcaatctagcgaaggtcacaaacttgacactttctgttgtaccaaagtccttactgattttgtgcatcaacatttggcgccgtctgtgggaacgacacttgttgatgcacaaaaccggatggtcttggaacaacgtaaatccgaccgtgaatctataagaaatataaataacacaagatgtatcgtggttcaccccatggtttgggctacgtccacactgattgtatttctctgattgTATGTATAgattacaagggtgagggggagtccctagagaaagagagtgttgtggtatttgtgagggtattgccctctgttgGATTCATTTAGTCCCATTTGTGAggggggaggagtccccttttatagaataaggggctcctccttttacataatcatatgggctgggtaatgaggcccaatgtatcaaagtctgaggcccattatgtgtggtaccaacagtagtcccccaagtcttcagtcaagagagtcttttggctggagacttcaaatccaatccatgtacgggccgaagtggctagatgtcttgaaccagtactcaacccaaggcaatgctcaacataaagcaatactcggctaaaggtatcacacgttacgagactgctcggctggaggcgatgctcgttgcgaggctgctcggctagaggctatgctcgcggAGAGGCGTTTGCTCGGCTGGAGGCGTttgctcggctggaggcgatgctcgttgcgaggcggcttggctagaggctatgctcgctacgaggcggctcggctcgtggtattcctcattgcaagtatctactttatgtcGACATGCACTCAGTATAAGTTGATTCTCGACATGACTCGGGTCTGCTTGTCGGGTTCGCATATTGGGTCTATGTGTCAGATCCGCGGATCGGGTCCGCAACTTGGGTCTTTGAGTCGGGGCAATACGTAGGGTCATCGAGTTGGGTCCAGGCACATAGGTGTCCCAATAAGCGAATGTCTAAGAAAGTGGGTGTTTGGTCAGACAAGAGATCACCACGAGCACGTGGCAGCAATAATGTTGATCAGTGGacctagttgctcaataattcttgacaataaatgacagtataatCATGAGCGTACAATGAATAAATATAGTAAATACGTAAAAG is a genomic window of Malus domestica chromosome 09, GDT2T_hap1 containing:
- the LOC103444426 gene encoding PLASMODESMATA CALLOSE-BINDING PROTEIN 5, whose product is MHKSIGLSLILSLTLFCHLIPPSKAKDGVVTMELWCVAKNNAEDAPLLTALNWACGPGGVDCRPIQQGGPCYDPADIQNTASYAFNDYFLKHGMTADSCSFDNTAALTSLNPSHDKCKLPSSLSASNASISSASTAIGNGMGRSEDLNGSNKISEHWIWPVLTSFLVIAYNTWAMG